The Ailuropoda melanoleuca isolate Jingjing unplaced genomic scaffold, ASM200744v2 unplaced-scaffold33125, whole genome shotgun sequence genomic interval TCTTCCCTACAAAGAAAGGTAGGACAGAAATAGGTCACTAGAAAATCAGCTCTCCTGTCCCTGGATGCTTCAAGCAGCTGTAAATATCACAATATTGCTGCCGGTCTGAAACAACATTCCTAATAAAAGTACATGCTGGGAAGACAAAATGTTTTACTTAGCATTTGCACAGAACCAGTGAGGAACTTTAGGGAGTAACTATCACAGGTGCTGTTATCTGTATCATACCTATTTCCAGGGGGGGCACACAGTTCCGAATAGTACTTGATTTTGGGCTCCGTCCCACTGGTCCGCATGGTGGCCACGCCCCCGTTCGCAAAGGTAAAGGTGATCATTTGGCTGCTTTTGCTAGTAGGGAGAACCTGAAAAAGACCCGTATCACAGCATATCACTGAAATTGTAGAAGAAAAGTTTAGCAGAAAATTCCTGAAATCTTcctgtagagaaaaaaacaagctgCATGGAAGGACTGAGTAAGTATGGCATCAACATCCCTTTATGTGGCACACAGTAGACCTCAGCTATTTCCCGCTGGAATGCAGGGTCAGACCCTCCACAGCAATCCTGGAAACCAAGCAATAATGGAGCACTGCTTCCAGAACTGCGAGTCAATCAAGTGTGAGTGTACAGGAAGACATTTTCAGACTTAAATGCCTCCAAAGATTTACtcctattcacttttttttaggAAGCTACTAGAGGAGgtgatttaggaaaataaatatagcaAGAGGAAGTCTTGGGGTCCGGGAGCCAAACACCCACCCCGTAAGAGGTGAAGGGCGTTCCCAGGATGACATGTGTGTACCCAACACAGAGAGGAGCCGGCCCTGCCTGGACGGGGGGACCAGGAGGGAGGCCAGTGGAAACGAAATGGAACTGATAAAATTGCACTGGACCATGTGGAAAACCCTACTGAGAGGCATCTGAAGGAATGTGAGAAGACTGGAGATCGTTACACAAAAATCCAAGAAAGTGACAAAAC includes:
- the LOC117798710 gene encoding phosphoglucomutase-2-like, whose protein sequence is MLYITYLIICICFDRYGYHITKASYFICHDQGTIKKLFENLRNYDGKNNYPKTCGRFEISGIRDLTTGYDDSQPDKKAVLPTSKSSQMITFTFANGGVATMRTSGTEPKIKYYSELCAPPGNRYDTDNSTCDSYSLKFLTGSVQMLSKTFCLPSMYFY